The following are from one region of the Ischnura elegans chromosome X, ioIscEleg1.1, whole genome shotgun sequence genome:
- the LOC124171802 gene encoding uncharacterized protein LOC124171802 translates to MPFVVAEFLPHREFKDVTVQTIPACWIVGENVTRYPPPGYSWVAMSRLIHKEVAPKDNWEILGVKFVSPNFDSYLEAVSVERKAAECSDTHLEVVLESMAGEERKRKRKAKKICYPSELITNTSVDEDNCWISDPPHLPGTYVFTYIS, encoded by the exons atgcCATTTGTGGTGGCTGAGTTTTTACCTCACCGGGAATTCAAGGACGTCACCGTCCAGACAATTCCAGCCTGCTGGATAGTTGGTGAGAATGTAACCAGGTACCCACCCCCTGGGTACTCCTGGGTTGCAATGAGCCGACTAATCCATAAAGAGGTTGCTCCCAAGGATAACTGGGAAATACTGGGGGTGAAGTTTGTTTCCCCCAACTTTG ATTCTTATTTGGAAGCAGTGAGTGTAGAGCGCAAGGCTGCTGAGTGTAGTGACACTCACCTTGAAGTGGTACTGGAGAGCATGGctggtgaggagaggaagcggaAAAGGAAAGCTAAAAAAATCTGTTACCCAAGCGAGCTCATCACTAATACGAGTGTAGACGAAGATAATTGTTGGATTAGTGATCCTCCTCATTTGCCAGGTACATATGTCTTCACATACATTTCTTAg